A stretch of the Dioscorea cayenensis subsp. rotundata cultivar TDr96_F1 chromosome 4, TDr96_F1_v2_PseudoChromosome.rev07_lg8_w22 25.fasta, whole genome shotgun sequence genome encodes the following:
- the LOC120258183 gene encoding uncharacterized protein LOC120258183: MAMEEMVPWEEIWRCRKHPSRLRPGICALCLRDRLLLLCPDCSHVRPCKCAPSASSSSSSFSSFCSVDLLRSGSVSGIGAIGRVSNLIESEPALPRSRSVAIPFTRSRSVAEDKQPVRKGWMSVFWPFWRSAGRAPSEAPPEKLSRSRTVGVGEAASKSKGWHFPSPMKAFRHRKTAKVLQEQRSPLCRG; the protein is encoded by the coding sequence ATGGCGATGGAGGAGATGGTACCGTGGGAGGAGATCTGGAGGTGCCGAAAGCATCCCTCGCGGCTCCGACCTGGCATCTGCGCCTTGTGCCTCCGTGatcgccttcttcttctttgccccGACTGCTCTCACGTGCGACCCTGCAAGTGCGCACCCTCAGCCTCCTCTTCGTCCTCCTCATTCTCCTCCTTCTGCTCTGTTGATCTACTCCGATCCGGTTCTGTATCCGGGATCGGCGCCATCGGTCGTGTCTCCAATCTGATCGAGAGCGAACCGGCACTCCCACGGTCCCGATCTGTCGCGATCCCGTTTACACGCTCGCGATCGGTGGCGGAGGATAAGCAGCCGGTGAGAAAGGGCTGGATGTCTGTTTTCTGGCCGTTCTGGAGATCAGCTGGAAGAGCTCCGTCTGAGGCGCCGCCGGAGAAGCTGTCCAGGTCGAGGACGGTGGGTGTTGGGGAGGCAGCATCAAAAAGCAAGGGATGGCATTTCCCTAGTCCTATGAAAGCGTTCCGTCACCGGAAAACGGCGAAGGTCCTTCAGGAGCAGCGCTCGCCGTTGTGCCGCGGATGA
- the LOC120258981 gene encoding uncharacterized protein LOC120258981 isoform X2, which produces MSGTVDAQSHATHSGGQSSSHHVQYGTDHLTGISVAKMWNPASVSLVRHQLQEVPPKNDRGDEFRKQFMDEEITELYSRSLSQEEEIHLLRRRIADARANELQLLQEKHILERKLSDLRMVRGEKQRGAASDAYTELTQRRHYIDQNLSMETGIRAAEEDKYIFTSSLLSLLAEYNIQPHELDPSTIVNSVKNLYRDMHWKLRSAEASFASRNNLIGRQAGEIASNINQIPKFSNSQLSHEHMDLNMNDFHRQNHTSGEMRLESSGYQRAVHDPDLSIVKEVKFPPSPDSEFEFSNFKRDVGGATTPGYVDGNVGEAQTRKSAMDAQFQNPAMHERQTSSLSEGEISLPGIEGFQIFGEAKLGSTLKACGYPINGTSLCVFQWFRHLHNGTRQSIDGATVPDYVVTADDVGTLLSVDCIPMDESGRQGDLVSLFANNQLEITCDPDMQVEIDALVSTGRATFSVQLLKDSSEDWEPTMLILKRSSYQIMFKNAEAVIAEEKYSTDQHIKVPLGLSTQFVLIRSDGTSLPFTTNGTQPNSLDNVRLRDMIVLTMRTFQSKALDIKGKGKG; this is translated from the exons ATGAGTGGGACTGTTGATGCTCAATCACATGCTACACATTCTGGTGGTCAGTCATCATCCCATCATGTGCAATATGGCACAGACCACTTGACCGGAATTAGTGTTGCCAAAATGTGGAACCCAGCTTCTGTTTCTTTGGTCAG GCATCAACTTCAAGAGGTCCCTCCCAAGAATGATAGAGGAGATGAGTTCCGTAAACAATTTATGGATGAAGAGATTACA GAACTTTATTCAAGATCTCTGTCCCAGGAAGAAGAGATTCATCTACTTCGCAGACGAATAGCTGATGCTCGTGCCAAT GAGCTTCAATTATTACAAGAGAAACATATTTTAGAGAGGAAACTTTCTGACTTGCGCATG GTGCGTGGTGAGAAGCAGAGGGGTGCTGCATCTGATGCCTACACAGAACTGACTCAAAGAAGACATTATATTGACCAAAATTTATCAATGGAAACCGGCATAAGG GCTGCTGAGGAAGATAAGTATATCTTCACCTCATCATTGTTAAGCCTATTGGCTGAATACAATATTCAACCACATGAGCTTGATCCCTCTACAATTGTCAATAGTGTAAAg AATTTGTACCGCGATATGCATTGGAAGCTTAGATCTGCTGAG GCTAGTTTTGCTAGTAGAAACAATCTGATAGGAAGGCAAGCTGGTGAGATAGCCTCTAACATTAATCAGattccaaaattttcaaatagtCAACTTTCTCATGAACACATG GATTTGAATATGAATGATTTTCATCGACAGAACCACACGTCTGGTGAAATGCGCTTAGAATCATCTGGTTACCAAAGAGCTGTTCATGATCCTGATTTGTCAATTGTCAAGGAAGTGAAATTTCCTCCTAGTCCTGACTCGGAATTTGAGTTTAGTAATTTCAAGAG GGATGTTGGAGGTGCGACTACGCCTGGCTATGTGGATGGTAATGTTGGTGAGGCCCAGACTAGGAAATCAGCCATGGACGCTCAGTTCCAGAATCCAGCTATGCATGAAAGACAGACATCCTCTTTGTCAGAGG GTGAAATTTCTTTACCCGGTATAGAAGGATTCCAAATATTTGGTGAAGCAAAACTAGGGTCCACTCTAAAAGCTTGTGGTTATCCTATAAATGGTACTTCTCTTTGTGTTTTTCAG TGGTTTCGGCATCTTCATAATGGGACTAGGCAATCGATCGACG GAGCCACTGTTCCGGATTATGTGGTGACTGCTGATGATGTCGGCACTCTTCTTTCTGTGGACTGCATTCCGATGGATGAAAGTGGTCGTCAG GGGGATTTGGTGAGCCTCTTTGCAAACAACCAACTTGAAATAACATGTG ATCCAGATATGCAGGTGGAGATTGATGCCCTTGTATCTACAGGGAGAGCAACATTTAGTGTTCAATTATTA AAAGATTCTTCCGAAGACTGGGAACCAACGATGTTGATCTTGAAAAGATCTAGCTACCAAATAATGTTCAAGAACGCGGAAGCTGTGATTGCAGAAGAAAAGTATTCGACTGACCAACAT ATTAAAGTTCCACTTGGACTCTCAACTCAGTTTGTCCTGATACGTTCTGATGGAACTTCTTTACCATTCACCACAAATGGAACTCAGCCAAATAGTCTGGATAATGTTCG
- the LOC120258981 gene encoding uncharacterized protein LOC120258981 isoform X1 — protein sequence MSGTVDAQSHATHSGGQSSSHHVQYGTDHLTGISVAKMWNPASVSLVRHQLQEVPPKNDRGDEFRKQFMDEEITELYSRSLSQEEEIHLLRRRIADARANELQLLQEKHILERKLSDLRMVRGEKQRGAASDAYTELTQRRHYIDQNLSMETGIRAAEEDKYIFTSSLLSLLAEYNIQPHELDPSTIVNSVKNLYRDMHWKLRSAEASFASRNNLIGRQAGEIASNINQIPKFSNSQLSHEHMDLNMNDFHRQNHTSGEMRLESSGYQRAVHDPDLSIVKEVKFPPSPDSEFEFSNFKRDVGGATTPGYVDGNVGEAQTRKSAMDAQFQNPAMHERQTSSLSEGEISLPGIEGFQIFGEAKLGSTLKACGYPINGTSLCVFQWFRHLHNGTRQSIDGATVPDYVVTADDVGTLLSVDCIPMDESGRQGDLVSLFANNQLEITCDPDMQVEIDALVSTGRATFSVQLLKDSSEDWEPTMLILKRSSYQIMFKNAEAVIAEEKYSTDQHIKVPLGLSTQFVLIRSDGTSLPFTTNGTQPNSLDNVRLRDMIVLTMRTFQSKALDSKRKSKA from the exons ATGAGTGGGACTGTTGATGCTCAATCACATGCTACACATTCTGGTGGTCAGTCATCATCCCATCATGTGCAATATGGCACAGACCACTTGACCGGAATTAGTGTTGCCAAAATGTGGAACCCAGCTTCTGTTTCTTTGGTCAG GCATCAACTTCAAGAGGTCCCTCCCAAGAATGATAGAGGAGATGAGTTCCGTAAACAATTTATGGATGAAGAGATTACA GAACTTTATTCAAGATCTCTGTCCCAGGAAGAAGAGATTCATCTACTTCGCAGACGAATAGCTGATGCTCGTGCCAAT GAGCTTCAATTATTACAAGAGAAACATATTTTAGAGAGGAAACTTTCTGACTTGCGCATG GTGCGTGGTGAGAAGCAGAGGGGTGCTGCATCTGATGCCTACACAGAACTGACTCAAAGAAGACATTATATTGACCAAAATTTATCAATGGAAACCGGCATAAGG GCTGCTGAGGAAGATAAGTATATCTTCACCTCATCATTGTTAAGCCTATTGGCTGAATACAATATTCAACCACATGAGCTTGATCCCTCTACAATTGTCAATAGTGTAAAg AATTTGTACCGCGATATGCATTGGAAGCTTAGATCTGCTGAG GCTAGTTTTGCTAGTAGAAACAATCTGATAGGAAGGCAAGCTGGTGAGATAGCCTCTAACATTAATCAGattccaaaattttcaaatagtCAACTTTCTCATGAACACATG GATTTGAATATGAATGATTTTCATCGACAGAACCACACGTCTGGTGAAATGCGCTTAGAATCATCTGGTTACCAAAGAGCTGTTCATGATCCTGATTTGTCAATTGTCAAGGAAGTGAAATTTCCTCCTAGTCCTGACTCGGAATTTGAGTTTAGTAATTTCAAGAG GGATGTTGGAGGTGCGACTACGCCTGGCTATGTGGATGGTAATGTTGGTGAGGCCCAGACTAGGAAATCAGCCATGGACGCTCAGTTCCAGAATCCAGCTATGCATGAAAGACAGACATCCTCTTTGTCAGAGG GTGAAATTTCTTTACCCGGTATAGAAGGATTCCAAATATTTGGTGAAGCAAAACTAGGGTCCACTCTAAAAGCTTGTGGTTATCCTATAAATGGTACTTCTCTTTGTGTTTTTCAG TGGTTTCGGCATCTTCATAATGGGACTAGGCAATCGATCGACG GAGCCACTGTTCCGGATTATGTGGTGACTGCTGATGATGTCGGCACTCTTCTTTCTGTGGACTGCATTCCGATGGATGAAAGTGGTCGTCAG GGGGATTTGGTGAGCCTCTTTGCAAACAACCAACTTGAAATAACATGTG ATCCAGATATGCAGGTGGAGATTGATGCCCTTGTATCTACAGGGAGAGCAACATTTAGTGTTCAATTATTA AAAGATTCTTCCGAAGACTGGGAACCAACGATGTTGATCTTGAAAAGATCTAGCTACCAAATAATGTTCAAGAACGCGGAAGCTGTGATTGCAGAAGAAAAGTATTCGACTGACCAACAT ATTAAAGTTCCACTTGGACTCTCAACTCAGTTTGTCCTGATACGTTCTGATGGAACTTCTTTACCATTCACCACAAATGGAACTCAGCCAAATAGTCTGGATAATGTTCG
- the LOC120258981 gene encoding uncharacterized protein LOC120258981 isoform X3 — protein MSGTVDAQSHATHSGGQSSSHHVQYGTDHLTGISVAKMWNPASVSLVRHQLQEVPPKNDRGDEFRKQFMDEEITELYSRSLSQEEEIHLLRRRIADARANELQLLQEKHILERKLSDLRMVRGEKQRGAASDAYTELTQRRHYIDQNLSMETGIRAAEEDKYIFTSSLLSLLAEYNIQPHELDPSTIVNSVKNLYRDMHWKLRSAEASFASRNNLIGRQAGEIASNINQIPKFSNSQLSHEHMDLNMNDFHRQNHTSGEMRLESSGYQRAVHDPDLSIVKEVKFPPSPDSEFEFSNFKRDVGGATTPGYVDGNVGEAQTRKSAMDAQFQNPAMHERQTSSLSEGEISLPGIEGFQIFGEAKLGSTLKACGYPINGTSLCVFQWFRHLHNGTRQSIDGATVPDYVVTADDVGTLLSVDCIPMDESGRQGDLVSLFANNQLEITCDPDMQVEIDALVSTGRATFSVQLLKDSSEDWEPTMLILKRSSYQIMFKNAEAVIAEEKYSTDQHIKVPLGLSTQFVLIRSDGTSLPFTTNGTQPNSLDNVRLRDMIVLTMRTFQSKVLYSCFAQ, from the exons ATGAGTGGGACTGTTGATGCTCAATCACATGCTACACATTCTGGTGGTCAGTCATCATCCCATCATGTGCAATATGGCACAGACCACTTGACCGGAATTAGTGTTGCCAAAATGTGGAACCCAGCTTCTGTTTCTTTGGTCAG GCATCAACTTCAAGAGGTCCCTCCCAAGAATGATAGAGGAGATGAGTTCCGTAAACAATTTATGGATGAAGAGATTACA GAACTTTATTCAAGATCTCTGTCCCAGGAAGAAGAGATTCATCTACTTCGCAGACGAATAGCTGATGCTCGTGCCAAT GAGCTTCAATTATTACAAGAGAAACATATTTTAGAGAGGAAACTTTCTGACTTGCGCATG GTGCGTGGTGAGAAGCAGAGGGGTGCTGCATCTGATGCCTACACAGAACTGACTCAAAGAAGACATTATATTGACCAAAATTTATCAATGGAAACCGGCATAAGG GCTGCTGAGGAAGATAAGTATATCTTCACCTCATCATTGTTAAGCCTATTGGCTGAATACAATATTCAACCACATGAGCTTGATCCCTCTACAATTGTCAATAGTGTAAAg AATTTGTACCGCGATATGCATTGGAAGCTTAGATCTGCTGAG GCTAGTTTTGCTAGTAGAAACAATCTGATAGGAAGGCAAGCTGGTGAGATAGCCTCTAACATTAATCAGattccaaaattttcaaatagtCAACTTTCTCATGAACACATG GATTTGAATATGAATGATTTTCATCGACAGAACCACACGTCTGGTGAAATGCGCTTAGAATCATCTGGTTACCAAAGAGCTGTTCATGATCCTGATTTGTCAATTGTCAAGGAAGTGAAATTTCCTCCTAGTCCTGACTCGGAATTTGAGTTTAGTAATTTCAAGAG GGATGTTGGAGGTGCGACTACGCCTGGCTATGTGGATGGTAATGTTGGTGAGGCCCAGACTAGGAAATCAGCCATGGACGCTCAGTTCCAGAATCCAGCTATGCATGAAAGACAGACATCCTCTTTGTCAGAGG GTGAAATTTCTTTACCCGGTATAGAAGGATTCCAAATATTTGGTGAAGCAAAACTAGGGTCCACTCTAAAAGCTTGTGGTTATCCTATAAATGGTACTTCTCTTTGTGTTTTTCAG TGGTTTCGGCATCTTCATAATGGGACTAGGCAATCGATCGACG GAGCCACTGTTCCGGATTATGTGGTGACTGCTGATGATGTCGGCACTCTTCTTTCTGTGGACTGCATTCCGATGGATGAAAGTGGTCGTCAG GGGGATTTGGTGAGCCTCTTTGCAAACAACCAACTTGAAATAACATGTG ATCCAGATATGCAGGTGGAGATTGATGCCCTTGTATCTACAGGGAGAGCAACATTTAGTGTTCAATTATTA AAAGATTCTTCCGAAGACTGGGAACCAACGATGTTGATCTTGAAAAGATCTAGCTACCAAATAATGTTCAAGAACGCGGAAGCTGTGATTGCAGAAGAAAAGTATTCGACTGACCAACAT ATTAAAGTTCCACTTGGACTCTCAACTCAGTTTGTCCTGATACGTTCTGATGGAACTTCTTTACCATTCACCACAAATGGAACTCAGCCAAATAGTCTGGATAATGTTCG
- the LOC120258981 gene encoding uncharacterized protein LOC120258981 isoform X4, which translates to MSGTVDAQSHATHSGGQSSSHHVQYGTDHLTGISVAKMWNPASVSLVRHQLQEVPPKNDRGDEFRKQFMDEEITELYSRSLSQEEEIHLLRRRIADARANELQLLQEKHILERKLSDLRMVRGEKQRGAASDAYTELTQRRHYIDQNLSMETGIRAAEEDKYIFTSSLLSLLAEYNIQPHELDPSTIVNSVKNLYRDMHWKLRSAEDLNMNDFHRQNHTSGEMRLESSGYQRAVHDPDLSIVKEVKFPPSPDSEFEFSNFKRDVGGATTPGYVDGNVGEAQTRKSAMDAQFQNPAMHERQTSSLSEGEISLPGIEGFQIFGEAKLGSTLKACGYPINGTSLCVFQWFRHLHNGTRQSIDGATVPDYVVTADDVGTLLSVDCIPMDESGRQGDLVSLFANNQLEITCDPDMQVEIDALVSTGRATFSVQLLKDSSEDWEPTMLILKRSSYQIMFKNAEAVIAEEKYSTDQHIKVPLGLSTQFVLIRSDGTSLPFTTNGTQPNSLDNVRLRDMIVLTMRTFQSKALDSKRKSKA; encoded by the exons ATGAGTGGGACTGTTGATGCTCAATCACATGCTACACATTCTGGTGGTCAGTCATCATCCCATCATGTGCAATATGGCACAGACCACTTGACCGGAATTAGTGTTGCCAAAATGTGGAACCCAGCTTCTGTTTCTTTGGTCAG GCATCAACTTCAAGAGGTCCCTCCCAAGAATGATAGAGGAGATGAGTTCCGTAAACAATTTATGGATGAAGAGATTACA GAACTTTATTCAAGATCTCTGTCCCAGGAAGAAGAGATTCATCTACTTCGCAGACGAATAGCTGATGCTCGTGCCAAT GAGCTTCAATTATTACAAGAGAAACATATTTTAGAGAGGAAACTTTCTGACTTGCGCATG GTGCGTGGTGAGAAGCAGAGGGGTGCTGCATCTGATGCCTACACAGAACTGACTCAAAGAAGACATTATATTGACCAAAATTTATCAATGGAAACCGGCATAAGG GCTGCTGAGGAAGATAAGTATATCTTCACCTCATCATTGTTAAGCCTATTGGCTGAATACAATATTCAACCACATGAGCTTGATCCCTCTACAATTGTCAATAGTGTAAAg AATTTGTACCGCGATATGCATTGGAAGCTTAGATCTGCTGAG GATTTGAATATGAATGATTTTCATCGACAGAACCACACGTCTGGTGAAATGCGCTTAGAATCATCTGGTTACCAAAGAGCTGTTCATGATCCTGATTTGTCAATTGTCAAGGAAGTGAAATTTCCTCCTAGTCCTGACTCGGAATTTGAGTTTAGTAATTTCAAGAG GGATGTTGGAGGTGCGACTACGCCTGGCTATGTGGATGGTAATGTTGGTGAGGCCCAGACTAGGAAATCAGCCATGGACGCTCAGTTCCAGAATCCAGCTATGCATGAAAGACAGACATCCTCTTTGTCAGAGG GTGAAATTTCTTTACCCGGTATAGAAGGATTCCAAATATTTGGTGAAGCAAAACTAGGGTCCACTCTAAAAGCTTGTGGTTATCCTATAAATGGTACTTCTCTTTGTGTTTTTCAG TGGTTTCGGCATCTTCATAATGGGACTAGGCAATCGATCGACG GAGCCACTGTTCCGGATTATGTGGTGACTGCTGATGATGTCGGCACTCTTCTTTCTGTGGACTGCATTCCGATGGATGAAAGTGGTCGTCAG GGGGATTTGGTGAGCCTCTTTGCAAACAACCAACTTGAAATAACATGTG ATCCAGATATGCAGGTGGAGATTGATGCCCTTGTATCTACAGGGAGAGCAACATTTAGTGTTCAATTATTA AAAGATTCTTCCGAAGACTGGGAACCAACGATGTTGATCTTGAAAAGATCTAGCTACCAAATAATGTTCAAGAACGCGGAAGCTGTGATTGCAGAAGAAAAGTATTCGACTGACCAACAT ATTAAAGTTCCACTTGGACTCTCAACTCAGTTTGTCCTGATACGTTCTGATGGAACTTCTTTACCATTCACCACAAATGGAACTCAGCCAAATAGTCTGGATAATGTTCG